GGGAGGCCACACTTTGACGGAGTTCCGTAGAGGTACTGCGCGCCACGTAGGGTGCGCCCACGCTGATAGTCATGAAAGACCAGACGAAATCTAAGCAGTCCTGCTGCAGGCTCTCCTCTGCCGCCTCGAATGCGAAGTACTGCACCATGGCCAGGTCGCGAGACACGTACTGGCCCAGCTGTCGAGCCACGCTCCATCCAAAGCTCAATGAGAGCACGCCCGCCGGTGTCATCGTCGTGAGCCGCAACATCGCCAATAAGAGCTGAATGTTATGCACGCGGAGAATGTCGTCTGCTGTGTAGTTCTCTTTGATCCAGTAGGCTACCCGGTTCAAAGTGTCCGTCAGGTTTGAGCCCCCCATCAAGCTGGCCATAATTATGAGGTCGTCGCCGGCTTCGCCGGCCCGAAACGGCACCAGGCTATGTTCGACCACGCCGTCGGCGTACGCGATAGCTACCATGGTGTCGTTCACGCGGTCGGCAGGTAGACCAAATGCGCGCAAGTAGGAAGACAAGTACAGTTCGTACTGCGCCGTTTGCAGCATGGCGCGCTTCCGTTCGAGCCACTCGTCGAACTCCCGCGCTTCGCCGAACACAAGGAGTGGCCTGTGACGGATGTCTCGGTTGAAAGTGTCCACGCGAAAGGCGGCCCACACTGGAATGCCCCAGTAGAGGGACATTTCGACCACCAGGTCGAGCACGACAACGGGCGACGGAAGAGGCCACAGGAGGCCGACGTGACGCAGGAAGCGAATGAGCGGCTCGGCCGGGCTCCGGCTGGTCTGAGCTACGGCCAGGCAAGTTTGCAACAGCTTTGCAGCTTTGTGCGATGCCCGTTGGTTGCTGGCGGGAACGTCTAGCTTCAACAGCAGAGTGAAGGATTCGCGCACCACTTCTGCCTGAAGGGCGTGCTGCAACGGAATGGAGAGCCCTGTGCGTTGTCTGTTATATAGTTGCATATGCTGACATCACGAAGCGatacaagcatatatatatatatatatatatatatacttcgggACCAACACTTACGACGGTCCTACGGGGAGAAAGGAGGCAATATAGAGAGCAATCTTACTGTTCTGTGTCCTCCATTGAAATGATCCAGAAAGAGAGGCGTGCCTCCACCCCGAAGTAAAATATTACAATTGTTAGAGCAAACCTTGACAGTTACGTAGGTCTACTT
This Dermacentor albipictus isolate Rhodes 1998 colony chromosome 1, USDA_Dalb.pri_finalv2, whole genome shotgun sequence DNA region includes the following protein-coding sequences:
- the LOC135915479 gene encoding uncharacterized protein isoform X4; translation: MNRWHSCSFPGWYNPRLRSMSSHADRTATGTSPGHRHPRGPAERHHERAWRRSEQRPERPDNRSRDGREAPRRSGGRGLVRRRHFGVVLCAPRVRGRCRPLRIARVRPLCGHAAQQLCSSRRSLRGLLRVRVRSVVGLSRLRSGLSIPLQHALQAEVVRESFTLLLKLDVPASNQRASHKAAKLLQTCLAVAQTSRSPAEPLIRFLRHVGLLWPLPSPVVVLDLVVEMSLYWGIPVWAAFRVDTFNRDIRHRPLLVFGEAREFDEWLERKRAMLQTAQYELYLSSYLRAFGLPADRVNDTMVAIAYADGVVEHSLVPFRAGEAGDDLIIMASLMGGSNLTDTLNRVAYWIKENYTADDILRVHNIQLLLAMLRLTTMTPAGVLSLSFGWSVARQLGQYVSRDLAMVQYFAFEAAEESLQQDCLDFVWSFMTISVGAPYVARSTSTELRQSVASLIGQLRDSFESIVRDSAVLTRGHQQNASFRLHSMKTVLFWPEGVRGERDVNRLFGDLPDLRMPAFLDNWFLARQAMRNFTLSAMAEVYTFPRKTLWPAPCSRQSCRSRLCSDACSHVSTGLAASHNARTTTRTGVPLPVAEHRAALRRR
- the LOC135915479 gene encoding uncharacterized protein isoform X6, which codes for MNRWHSCSFPGWYNPRLRSMSSHADRTATGTSPGHRHPRGPAERHHERAWRRSEQRPERPDNRSRDGREAPRRSGGRGLVRRRHFGVVLCAPRVRGRCRPLRIARVRPLCGHAAQQLCSSRRSLRGLLRVRVRSVVGLSRLRSGLSIPLQHALQAEVVRESFTLLLKLDVPASNQRASHKAAKLLQTCLAVAQTSRSPAEPLIRFLRHVGLLWPLPSPVVVLDLVVEMSLYWGIPVWAAFRVDTFNRDIRHRPLLVFGEAREFDEWLERKRAMLQTAQYELYLSSYLRAFGLPADRVNDTMVAIAYADGVVEHSLVPFRAGEAGDDLIIMASLMGGSNLTDTLNRVAYWIKENYTADDILRVHNIQLLLAMLRLTTMTPAGVLSLSFGWSVARQLGQYVSRDLAMVQYFAFEAAEESLQQDCLDFVWSFMTISVGAPYVARSTSTELRQSVASLIGQLRDSFESIVRDSAVLTRGHQQNASFRLHSMKTVLFWPEGVRGERDVNRLFGDLPDLRMPAFLDNWFLARQAMRNFTLSAMAEVYTFPRKTLWPAPCSRQSCRSRCTTSRC
- the LOC135915479 gene encoding uncharacterized protein isoform X5; the protein is MNRWHSCSFPGWYNPRLRSMSSHADRTATGTSPGHRHPRGPAERHHERAWRRSEQRPERPDNRSRDGREAPRRSGGRGLVRRRHFGVVLCAPRVRGRCRPLRIARVRPLCGHAAQQLCSSRRSLRGLLRVRVRSVVGLSRLRSGLSIPLQHALQAEVVRESFTLLLKLDVPASNQRASHKAAKLLQTCLAVAQTSRSPAEPLIRFLRHVGLLWPLPSPVVVLDLVVEMSLYWGIPVWAAFRVDTFNRDIRHRPLLVFGEAREFDEWLERKRAMLQTAQYELYLSSYLRAFGLPADRVNDTMVAIAYADGVVEHSLVPFRAGEAGDDLIIMASLMGGSNLTDTLNRVAYWIKENYTADDILRVHNIQLLLAMLRLTTMTPAGVLSLSFGWSVARQLGQYVSRDLAMVQYFAFEAAEESLQQDCLDFVWSFMTISVGAPYVARSTSTELRQSVASLIGQLRDSFESIVRDSAVLTRGHQQNASFRLHSMKTVLFWPEGVRGERDVNRLFGDLPDLRMPAFLDNWFLARQAMRNFTLSAMAEAMQRRLFTRIDGTGRKPQRAYDDPHRCTTSRC